Below is a window of Candidatus Hinthialibacter antarcticus DNA.
CTGTGTCCGCAAGGAACCAACACGCCGGGGTAAGGCGGCTTGGCGTCGGGAAGAAACAGCATCGCGCTGACGTAATGCTGCGGCTGGCTTTCAAATAAGATTTTTTCAATGGTGAATCCGTCTTTTTTGATGGTCTCAACCGTTTTCGCGTTAAGCGGCGTACGTTCGGGGAACCCACCCAGCATTTCTACAAAATAATCGCGCATCCGCGCTTGGCGCTCAAGAATCTGTTGCGGCGTTTGCAGGGCTTCGATTGCTTGGGCGCGATTGGAAAACGCGATCTCGTTGAGTTTGCCAAAATAGGTTTCCATCATGCGGCTGGGGGTGACGCCTTCAATGGTTCCCGGCAAGACGGACGGGACTTCAGCGCTTGCCGTAAGCCCGACAAAAAGCATAAGCATCGCCAGTGTTCGCAGCATGGTTATTCTCCTTCAACAGCGTTATTTATTTTGATGCTCCGCTTTGATGCGCTTGCCGGTTTCAGGGTGAAACTCGTTTGGCAGAGAATCATCCGGCGGGATGTCGTTGGTTTCCTGAATCCACTGGTCAAGGCGTTTTCTCATGCGCACTAATACTTTTTGGTATGCAGGATCGTACGCCAAGTTATAGAACTCGTTTGGGTCGGCTGTGATGTCATAAAGTTCTTCTTCGGCGCGGCGCGAACGGAACAGCAGCATTTGCTCTTGCGTGAGTTGGTTTGCGTCGCGCAGTTTGCGAATCTCTTCAAACATTGGCGTATTGAGGCTGTCTGCTGAGGTCTCAAGCGCGCGCTCAGGAAACGCATTGTGGATGTATTTATAGCGCTTGTCGCGTACCGCGCGGATATGTTCGTCAAAGTCGTGCCAGTTGGCTTCGGCGAAAATGTAGTCGCGTTCATGTTCCGATGGATTCATCACCTGGTCAGTGAGACTAACGCCCTGCATGTCGCTTGGGACTTCGACGCCAGCGGCTTGCAGCGTTGCGGGGGCGATATCGACGGTGCTGACAAGCCCATCATATTTTTGTTGGGGCTGAATCATCCGGGGCCAAAAAGCAATCAACGGCGTTGAGATGCCACTGTCGTACATGGTGGTCTTGGCGCGGGGGAAGGGCATTCCATTATCGCCCCAAAAAATGATGAGCGTGTTTTCAAGCAAATTATTTTCGCGCAGATGGTCCATTAATTTGCCGATCTCCTGGTCC
It encodes the following:
- a CDS encoding sulfatase, whose product is MPLTRRSFLQSSMALAAMRNAVAQTSDSDEKPNIIWIIADDVGGRDIACYGHPTIRTPTIDALAKGGLQFTNAFVTISSCSPSRCSVFTGKYPHSTGADNLHDPLPANQAIVPELLAPAGYHTGSVGKLHLGDAAAKKFHSVKGKVTDWSSFMDERPKQQPFFLQMGFVDAHRPFDRGCIDKPYTHEEIVVPRYLPDIPIVRENLAGFYDEITRMDQEIGKLMDHLRENNLLENTLIIFWGDNGMPFPRAKTTMYDSGISTPLIAFWPRMIQPQQKYDGLVSTVDIAPATLQAAGVEVPSDMQGVSLTDQVMNPSEHERDYIFAEANWHDFDEHIRAVRDKRYKYIHNAFPERALETSADSLNTPMFEEIRKLRDANQLTQEQMLLFRSRRAEEELYDITADPNEFYNLAYDPAYQKVLVRMRKRLDQWIQETNDIPPDDSLPNEFHPETGKRIKAEHQNK